Proteins encoded in a region of the Populus nigra chromosome 3, ddPopNigr1.1, whole genome shotgun sequence genome:
- the LOC133690025 gene encoding pentatricopeptide repeat-containing protein At5g55740, chloroplastic produces the protein MASLAFTPTPTPKLDLSHSKAKPTKSYNKLIRKPPHLSMPQIQYKNSQSNLQQSYFNTIFSLCGQGQIQAAFKILTEMDRRKIPIGPDIYGLLLQGCLYDRALFMGQQIHSRIIKIGDSLATNEYLETKLFIFYAKCHLFEVANNFFSRLSVKNVFSWAAIIGLNCRMGFYREALMGLCEMIDTGILADNFVVPNILKACAALQWISFGRGVHGYVVKMGFDRCVFVSSSLVDAYGKCGILEDARKVFDNMSDKNVVTWNSMIGSYVQNGFDVEAARVFSEMRLEDVEPNQVTLLSFLSASANLGAVEEGKQAHAIAVLGGYELNSILGGSILNFYSKVGLIKDAELVFGMMLEKDAVAWNLLISSYVQYGQVEKALDLCHLMRLENMRFDSVTLASILSACSIMGNIELGKEGHCYCIRNYLASDLAVANSMIDMYAKCEKIADARHVFNSTMNKDLLLWNTLLTAYAELGVTGEVLKLFYGMQLESVPPNVMSWNAVILGFIRNGQINEAQDMFSHMQAVGIHPNLMTFTTLICGLVQNGFGNEAILVFQKMQECGIRANLPIIISTISACTDVASLQYGRAIHGYILRHDLLSPIPVATALAEMYSKCGNMDQAKRVLV, from the coding sequence ATGGCTTCTCTTGCTTTCACTCCAACTCCAACCCCAAAACTTGATCTCTCTCACTCTAAAGCTAAACCCACAAAATCctacaataaattaattagaaaaccACCCCATCTTTCTATGCCTCAAATCCAATATAAAAACTCCCAATCTAATTTGCAACAATCTTACTTCAACACCATCTTTTCTCTATGTGGACAAGGTCAAATTCAAGCAGCTTTCAAAATTTTAACTGAGATGGACAGAAGAAAAATCCCAATTGGACCCGATATCTATGGTCTGCTACTTCAGGGATGCCTCTATGATCGTGCTCTCTTTATGGGTCAGCAAATTCACTCTCGAATTATAAAAATTGGTGATTCTCTTGCAACAAATGAGTATTTAGAGACGAAGTTGttcattttttatgcaaaatgccATCTTTTTGAGgttgcaaataattttttttctagattaagTGTAAAGAATGTGTTTTCTTGGGCTGCTATTATTGGTTTGAATTGTAGAATGGGTTTCTATAGAGAAGCTTTAATGGGTCTTTGTGAGATGATAGATACTGGGATTCTGGCTGACAATTTTGTGGTGCCTAATATTTTGAAGGCATGTGCTGCATTGCAGTGGATTTCGTTTGGGAGAGGGGTTCATGGCTATGTAGTGAAAATGGGTTTTGATAGGTGTGTGTTTGTTTCAAGTAGTCTTGTGGATGCGTATGGAAAATGTGGGATTTTAGAGGATGCAAGGAAGGTGTTTGATAATATGTCTGACAAGAATGTAGTTACATGGAACTCCATGATTGGAAGTTATGTCCAAAATGGGTTCGATGTGGAAGCAGCACGAGTGTTTTCTGAGATGAGGTTGGAAGATGTTGAGCCCAATCAAGTTACATTATTGAGCTTTCTTTCAGCTTCAGCTAATTTAGGTGCAGTTGAAGAGGGTAAGCAAGCCCATGCGATTGCTGTTTTAGGTGGTTATGAACTGAACAGCATCTTGGGTGGTTCAATTTTGAACTTCTATTCTAAGGTTGGGCTAATCAAGGATGCTGAGTTAGTCTTTGGTATGATGCTTGAAAAAGATGCAGTTGCTTGGAATTTGCTCATTTCTAGCTATGTGCAATATGGCCAAGTTGAAAAGGCGCTTGATTTGTGCCATTTGATGAGATTAGAGAACATGAGATTTGACTCTGTGACACTGGCATCCATATTATCTGCCTGTTCTATTATGGGAAATATAGAACTTGGTAAAGAGGGGCACTGTTATTGTATTAGAAACTATCTTGCATCTGATTTAGCTGTGGCTAATAGTATGATAGATATGTATGCCAAATGTGAAAAAATTGCAGATGCAAGGCACGTTTTCAACTCTACAATGAATAAAGATCTTCTATTATGGAATACTCTATTGACTGCTTATGCAGAGCTTGGTGTAACTGGAGAAGTCTTGAAGCTGTTTTATGGGATGCAGTTGGAAAGTGTGCCACCAAATGTGATGTCATGGAATGCTGTGATTTTGGGATTTATTAGAAATGGCCAGATCAATGAGGCTCAAGATATGTTCTCACATATGCAGGCTGTTGGCATCCATCCGAACTTGATGACATTTACTACCCTCATCTGTGGTCTGGTTCAAAATGGTTTTGGCAATGAGGCCATTCTGGTATTCCAGAAAATGCAAGAATGTGGGATAAGAGCTAATCTCCCAATCATCATTAGCACAATCTCAGCCTGTACAGATGTGGCATCATTGCAATATGGAAGGGCCATTCATGGCTATATCTTAAGGCATGACTTATTGTCACCTATTCCAGTTGCAACTGCTTTAGCGGAAATGTATTCCAAATGTGGAAATATGGACCAAGCTAAGAGGGTTTTGGTGTGA
- the LOC133689146 gene encoding myb family transcription factor EFM-like, translated as MASPSELSLDCKPHSYSMLLKSYGHQNDETEKLEEFLSRLEEERLKIDAFKRELPLCMQLLTSAVETSRQKLQAYRGNQVPIPVLEEFIPLKTSTSETPEKTSNISDKANWMTTAQLWSQESNETKPQTTLTSPKLTDIGFNVSSKLILDTKQRNGGAFLPFSKERNLCPSPTLALATCTDEHLEWDRKRFSETENGFSCPKRESSGNKMVVIEQGKGAGNSSSSDGQATNTATIASASTNTSTSQTHRKARRCWSPDLHRRFVNALHMLGGSQVATPKQIRELMKVDGLTNDEVKSHLQKYRLHTRRPSPSPQAAGAPAPHLVVLGSIWVPPEYATAAAAAHSGGATLYGAHPASHAPPPHFCATPPASQDFYTAAAAPPPPLDHHTLHHQLQLFRPTSQVHSSPESDFRGSRDRSESIEDGKSESSSWKGESGENDGGERKGRAALREEGEESHGSKF; from the exons ATGGCATCTCCATCAGAACTCAGCCTGGATTGCAAGCCCCACAGCTATTCTATGCTATTGAAATCGTATGGACACCAGAACGACGAGACCGAAAAGCTTGAAGAGTTTCTCTCTCGCCTTGAGGAAGAAAGGCTAAAGATCGATGCTTTCAAACGCGAGCTGCCCCTTTGCATGCAACTTCTGACCAGTg CTGTGGAGACTTCAAGGCAGAAACTACAAGCATATAGAGGAAATCAAGTGCCCATACCagttcttgaagaattcattcCTCTCAAAACCTCAACATCTGAAACCCCAGAGAAGACCTCAAACATCTCTGATAAGGCTAACTGGATGACAACAGCACAACTTTGGAGCCAAGAAAGCAATGAAACCAAACCTCAGACCACATTGACATCCCCAAAACTAACCGATATTGGATTCAATGTTAGTTCAAAGCTGATCTTAGACACTAAACAAAGAAATGGAGGAGCTTTCCTTCCATTCtcaaaagagagaaatttgTGCCCAAGCCCAACCTTAGCTCTTGCAACTTGTACTGATGAACATTTGGAATGGGATCGTAAGAGATTTTCAGAGACTGAGAATGGATTCTCTTGTCCAAAGAGAGAAAGTTCTGGTAATAAGATGGTCGTGATTGAGCAAGGAAAAGGAGCTGGTAATAGTTCATCATCTGATGGCCAAGCAACAAACACTGCAACTATTGCTTCTGCTTCTACAAATACTTCCACATCTCAGACTCATAGAAAAGCAAGGAGATGTTGGTCACCAGACTTACACCGCAGATTTGTCAACGCTCTGCATATGCTTGGCGGTTCTCAAG TGGCCACCCCAAAACAAATCAGGGAACTCATGAAGGTTGACGGTTTGACCAATGACGAAGTAAAAAGCCATCTACAG AAATATAGACTTCATACAAGGCGACCCAGTCCAAGCCCACAAGCAGCAGGAGCCCCAGCTCCACATCTTGTGGTCCTGGGTAGCATATGGGTCCCTCCTGAGTACGCCACGGCAGCAGCTGCAGCTCATAGTGGGGGGGCAACCCTCTATGGTGCCCACCCAGCATCCCACGCTCCGCCACCTCATTTCTGTGCTACACCACCTGCGTCTCAAGATTTCTACACTGCAGCTGCGGCACCTCCACCACCACTTGACCACCACACCCTCCACCACCAACTCCAATTGTTTAGGCCCACTTCACAGGTGCATAGCTCCCCTGAGTCGGATTTTAGAGGTAGTAGGGACAGATCTGAGAGCATTGAAGATGGCAAGTCAGAGAGTAGCAGCTGGAAAGGCGAGAGTGGTGAGAATgatggaggagagagaaaagggcGGGCTGCACTCAGAGAAGAAGGTGAAGAGAGCCATGGAAGTAAGTTTTAG